Proteins encoded within one genomic window of Alcanivorax sp. REN37:
- a CDS encoding aminotransferase class V-fold PLP-dependent enzyme: MTDHRHEFPQHPQLLYLNHAAVSPWPARTARAVAEFAEQNLLQGAADYPQWLQVEQRLRQQLAQLINIDSPNDIALVKNTSEGLSMIAMGLDWRDGDEVVISDEEFPSNRIPWEALAARGVFTRVVALGGADPEAELIAALGPRTRLLSISSVQFASGRRLDLERLGDACRRHGVLFCVDAIQSLGAQPFDAQACGADFVVADGHKWMLGPEGLGLFYSRPAARDQLALTQYGWHMVEDAGNYDRTDWQPAASARRFECGSPNMLGIHALSASLSLLLEVGLEHVAMHIESHVQALQDGLAGHGQLCSPSDPARRAGILVWRPDGDLLAAHQRVTAAGLICARRGGGLRLSPHFYHDPSVIDRVLRILLA, from the coding sequence ATGACCGACCATCGCCATGAATTTCCGCAACATCCGCAGTTGCTGTACCTGAACCACGCGGCGGTATCGCCATGGCCGGCACGCACCGCCCGCGCGGTGGCGGAGTTCGCCGAGCAGAACCTACTGCAAGGCGCCGCTGATTATCCGCAGTGGCTGCAGGTAGAGCAGCGCCTGCGCCAGCAACTGGCGCAGTTAATCAATATCGACTCTCCCAATGACATCGCGCTGGTGAAGAACACCTCTGAGGGCCTGTCGATGATTGCCATGGGCCTCGACTGGCGCGACGGCGACGAGGTGGTGATCAGCGACGAGGAGTTCCCGTCCAACCGCATTCCCTGGGAAGCGCTGGCTGCGCGCGGCGTATTTACCCGTGTGGTCGCGCTCGGCGGCGCCGATCCGGAAGCCGAACTGATTGCCGCACTGGGTCCACGCACCCGTCTGCTGTCGATCAGCTCGGTGCAGTTTGCCAGCGGCCGCCGGCTCGATCTCGAGCGTCTCGGTGACGCCTGCCGCCGCCATGGGGTGCTGTTCTGCGTCGATGCGATCCAAAGCCTCGGCGCCCAGCCGTTTGACGCGCAGGCCTGCGGGGCAGATTTCGTAGTCGCTGATGGGCACAAGTGGATGCTCGGCCCGGAGGGACTGGGCCTGTTCTACAGCCGCCCGGCGGCCCGCGATCAACTGGCGCTGACGCAGTACGGTTGGCACATGGTGGAAGATGCCGGCAATTATGACCGCACCGACTGGCAACCGGCCGCCAGTGCGCGCCGGTTCGAATGCGGCAGCCCGAACATGCTCGGCATCCATGCGCTATCGGCCAGTCTGTCGTTACTGCTGGAGGTGGGGTTGGAGCACGTGGCGATGCACATCGAATCACACGTGCAAGCATTACAAGACGGTCTCGCAGGCCACGGCCAATTGTGCTCCCCGAGCGATCCGGCACGCCGCGCAGGCATTTTGGTATGGCGGCCGGACGGTGATCTACTCGCCGCCCACCAGCGCGTCACCGCCGCCGGTCTGATCTGCGCTCGACGCGGCGGCGGCCTGCGGTTGTCTCCGCATTTCTATCACGACCCATCAGTCATCGACCGCGTGCTGCGCATCCTGCTAGCATAG
- a CDS encoding TetR/AcrR family transcriptional regulator, translating into MGDLEKAARKAQEFRQREREILDAALALFLEHGEDRVTVEMIADQVGIGKGTIYKHFETKNEIYLLLMIRYEEDLAELFRSIDGEDDRERLPREYFSFRIQQPRRYQLFDRLENKVIKEQAVPELVDKLHTIRAKNLDSLVRTIEQGMKADTLEPVPPYYHIALAWALAHGAVGLMESPFYQKYIDDKEDFTDFLINVGIRMGNKGQRGRRDD; encoded by the coding sequence ATGGGTGACTTGGAAAAGGCAGCGCGCAAGGCTCAAGAGTTTCGCCAGCGGGAACGGGAAATCCTTGACGCGGCGTTGGCACTGTTCCTGGAGCACGGTGAGGACCGTGTCACCGTGGAGATGATCGCTGACCAGGTGGGCATTGGCAAAGGCACCATCTACAAGCACTTCGAGACCAAGAACGAAATCTACCTGCTGCTGATGATCCGCTATGAGGAAGACCTGGCCGAGCTGTTCCGTAGCATCGACGGAGAGGACGACCGTGAGCGGTTGCCGCGCGAATACTTCAGCTTCCGCATTCAGCAGCCACGCCGTTACCAGCTGTTCGATCGCCTCGAGAACAAGGTGATTAAAGAGCAAGCGGTACCGGAACTGGTGGACAAGCTGCACACCATCCGAGCCAAGAACCTGGACAGCCTGGTGCGCACCATCGAGCAAGGCATGAAGGCGGATACGCTGGAACCGGTGCCGCCGTACTACCACATCGCCTTGGCGTGGGCGCTGGCCCACGGCGCGGTGGGGCTGATGGAGTCGCCGTTCTACCAGAAGTACATCGATGACAAAGAGGACTTCACTGACTTCCTCATCAATGTCGGCATCCGCATGGGCAACAAGGGTCAGCGTGGACGTCGTGATGACTGA
- a CDS encoding DUF1285 domain-containing protein, which translates to MTEREARLAALVAQAEQGGSGLPPVDRWHPAHNGRIDIRIAVDGTWYHEGEPIRRDALVRVFSSILRRDDDGIVLVTPAERLLIEVDDAPFMAVTVEQLTGEQGPRLLFTTLSGDAVIAGPEHRLWVELTEDGEPRPYLHVRGGLNARLHRNVFYQLVEWAQPREQDDETSLWVESDGASFLLGTF; encoded by the coding sequence ATGACTGAGCGCGAGGCGCGGCTGGCCGCGCTGGTGGCACAAGCGGAGCAGGGCGGCAGCGGTTTGCCGCCGGTGGACCGCTGGCACCCGGCGCATAACGGCCGCATCGACATCCGCATCGCGGTGGATGGCACTTGGTACCACGAAGGGGAACCGATTCGCCGCGACGCCTTGGTGCGGGTGTTCTCTTCGATTCTGCGCCGCGACGACGACGGCATTGTGCTGGTGACCCCGGCCGAGCGGCTGCTGATCGAGGTGGACGACGCGCCGTTCATGGCGGTGACGGTGGAGCAACTGACGGGCGAGCAAGGTCCGCGTCTGCTGTTCACCACCCTCAGTGGCGATGCCGTGATTGCCGGGCCGGAGCACCGGCTGTGGGTGGAGCTGACCGAAGACGGCGAGCCGCGTCCTTACCTGCATGTGCGTGGCGGCCTCAACGCGCGGCTGCACCGCAATGTGTTCTACCAGTTGGTGGAATGGGCGCAGCCGCGCGAGCAAGACGACGAAACGTCGCTGTGGGTGGAAAGCGACGGCGCGTCATTTTTATTGGGTACCTTCTGA
- a CDS encoding DMT family transporter, with protein MSPNQLGWLQGSLGMLIFAGSLPATRIAVLDLAPMLLTSARAVIAGLLALLLLAVLRPPRPRRSEWPAVALTAVGGVIGFPLLTALALETISATRALVFVGLLPLCTALWGQWRSGERPGTAFWLCAVIGSACVSGYALASGEPGHRLGDGLMVASILLCGMGYAEGASLTRRLGGWQVISWALVGALPLMALWLLLSWPTQPLAWSAGAIWSLLYVSVFSMLVGFIFWYRGLALGGIAAVGQLQLLQPFIGMALAALLLDESISAGMLAAAAAAAVCVGAAKHMAARQR; from the coding sequence ATGTCCCCAAACCAACTTGGCTGGCTGCAAGGCAGCCTCGGCATGCTGATCTTTGCCGGGTCACTGCCGGCCACTCGCATCGCGGTACTCGATCTAGCGCCGATGTTGCTGACCAGCGCCCGGGCGGTGATTGCCGGCCTGTTGGCGCTACTGTTGTTGGCGGTGCTGCGACCACCGCGCCCGCGGCGCAGCGAATGGCCGGCAGTGGCACTCACCGCCGTGGGGGGTGTGATCGGCTTTCCGTTACTCACCGCTCTGGCACTGGAAACCATCAGCGCCACCCGCGCGCTGGTATTTGTCGGACTGCTGCCACTATGCACCGCACTGTGGGGCCAATGGCGCAGCGGCGAGCGGCCGGGCACGGCATTTTGGCTATGCGCCGTGATCGGCAGCGCCTGCGTCAGTGGCTACGCCCTGGCCAGCGGCGAACCCGGCCACCGGCTCGGCGACGGCCTGATGGTGGCCAGTATTTTGCTCTGTGGCATGGGTTACGCGGAAGGCGCCAGTCTGACGCGCCGGCTAGGCGGCTGGCAGGTCATTAGCTGGGCGCTGGTAGGCGCCTTGCCACTGATGGCGCTGTGGCTGCTGCTGAGCTGGCCCACACAACCGCTGGCGTGGTCAGCGGGCGCGATCTGGAGTCTGCTCTATGTGTCGGTGTTCAGCATGTTGGTAGGTTTCATCTTCTGGTACCGGGGGCTGGCACTGGGCGGCATCGCTGCCGTGGGTCAGCTGCAGCTGTTGCAGCCCTTCATTGGCATGGCGCTGGCAGCGCTGTTGCTCGATGAATCGATCAGTGCCGGCATGCTCGCCGCCGCCGCGGCCGCCGCCGTGTGCGTCGGCGCCGCCAAGCATATGGCAGCACGGCAGCGCTGA
- a CDS encoding PLP-dependent aminotransferase family protein — translation MSGNSPRVQRVIDDIESRIACRTAPPGSRLPSVRAQAKALAVSASTVVEAYARLVAQGRLVSRPGAGFYVAATAVAPLKLAPQGPPRAPDLDPLWLSRQALEADPALLKPGCGWLPPDWLYQIGVRRALRGLARGNGAELADYAPPQGSAALRQVLVRRLAHSGVEAAAEQLLLTDSGTHALDLIARVFLSPGDVVLVDDPCYFNFHTLLSAHRVTLIGVPFTPQGPDLPAFEAALQAHQPKLYLTNSGLHNPTGARWSPAVAHRVLLLAEQAGLVIVEDDIFHDFELSPAPRLAAYDGLQRVIQTGSFSKTLSASVRCGYIAARPEWLQQLLEVHIATGFGGNRLAAALVLAAITDGGYARHMEQVRQRLAQRREQCLVRLAALGITPWLRPDAGMFLWCRLPHGRDAAAVARRSLEQGVVLAPGNAFSPALRAAEFMRFNVSQCDDERVFAVLRNALRAP, via the coding sequence ATGTCAGGTAACAGCCCGCGCGTGCAGCGCGTGATCGACGATATTGAATCCCGTATTGCTTGCCGTACTGCACCACCAGGTAGCCGTCTGCCGTCGGTGCGCGCCCAGGCCAAGGCCTTGGCGGTATCAGCATCGACGGTAGTGGAGGCGTACGCGCGCCTGGTTGCGCAGGGGCGCTTGGTGTCTCGGCCGGGCGCCGGCTTCTACGTGGCCGCCACGGCGGTGGCGCCACTGAAACTGGCGCCGCAAGGACCGCCGCGAGCGCCGGACCTAGACCCGCTGTGGTTATCGCGCCAAGCGCTGGAAGCGGATCCCGCTTTACTCAAGCCGGGCTGCGGGTGGCTGCCGCCGGACTGGCTGTACCAAATCGGTGTGCGCCGTGCGTTGCGTGGTCTGGCCCGCGGCAATGGCGCGGAACTGGCCGATTACGCGCCGCCACAAGGCAGTGCCGCACTGCGCCAAGTATTGGTTCGGCGCTTGGCCCACAGTGGTGTCGAGGCGGCGGCTGAGCAGTTGTTGTTGACCGACTCCGGCACCCATGCACTGGACCTCATCGCGCGGGTGTTTCTGTCGCCCGGGGATGTGGTGTTGGTGGACGACCCTTGTTACTTCAACTTCCATACCCTGCTCAGTGCCCACCGCGTGACCCTGATAGGGGTGCCCTTCACTCCGCAGGGGCCCGATCTCCCAGCGTTTGAAGCGGCGTTGCAGGCCCACCAACCGAAGCTCTATCTGACCAATTCCGGCTTGCATAATCCCACCGGTGCGCGCTGGTCGCCGGCAGTGGCGCACCGGGTGTTGCTGCTGGCGGAGCAGGCAGGGCTGGTGATTGTGGAAGACGATATTTTCCACGATTTCGAACTCAGCCCGGCGCCACGGCTGGCGGCCTACGATGGTCTGCAGCGCGTGATTCAGACCGGCAGTTTTTCGAAAACGCTGTCGGCCTCGGTGCGGTGCGGCTACATCGCAGCGCGGCCGGAATGGTTGCAGCAACTGCTGGAGGTGCACATTGCCACCGGCTTCGGGGGTAATCGGTTGGCGGCCGCTCTGGTGCTGGCGGCGATCACGGATGGCGGTTACGCGCGGCACATGGAGCAGGTGCGCCAGCGTTTGGCGCAGCGGCGGGAGCAGTGTCTGGTGCGGCTGGCGGCGCTTGGCATCACGCCATGGTTGCGGCCGGATGCGGGCATGTTTTTGTGGTGCCGGTTGCCACACGGCCGTGATGCGGCAGCGGTGGCGCGTCGCAGTCTGGAGCAGGGCGTGGTGTTGGCGCCGGGCAATGCCTTTAGTCCGGCACTGCGGGCGGCGGAGTTCATGCGCTTCAATGTCAGCCAATGTGACGATGAGCGAGTGTTTGCGGTGTTGCGCAACGCATTGCGGGCGCCCTGA
- a CDS encoding 3-deoxy-7-phosphoheptulonate synthase produces MAQEQVDDLNIESQTLLITPRELKAKLPLTDSARNTVAAGRNAVRDILDHKDHRLFVVIGPCSIHDVKAAHEYADRLKALADEVSDTLLLVLRVYFEKPRTTVGWKGLINDPYMNDTFKIEDGLHIARQLLVDMAEKGLPTATEALDPITPQYLQDLITWSAIGARTTESQTHREMSSGLSSPVGFKNGTDGSLEVAINAMLSVRSQHRFLGIDIDGKTAITVTRGNPYGHVVLRGGGGKPNYDSVSVALAEQALEKAKVSTNIMVDCSHANSNKDPALQTLVLENITNQILEGNRSIVGLMVESNLRHGNQSIPADLSQLEYGVSVTDGCIGWDDTEQSLRTMAERLRHVLPQRMAAQD; encoded by the coding sequence ATGGCGCAAGAACAAGTGGATGACCTGAACATCGAATCACAAACGCTGCTGATCACGCCGCGGGAATTGAAGGCCAAGCTGCCGCTGACCGACAGCGCACGCAACACCGTGGCCGCCGGTCGCAATGCGGTGCGCGACATCCTCGACCACAAGGATCACCGCCTGTTCGTAGTGATCGGCCCGTGCTCGATCCACGACGTCAAAGCGGCCCACGAATACGCCGACCGCCTGAAAGCGTTGGCCGACGAAGTCAGTGACACGCTGCTGCTGGTACTGCGCGTGTACTTCGAAAAGCCGCGCACCACGGTGGGCTGGAAGGGGCTCATCAACGACCCCTATATGAACGACACCTTCAAGATCGAAGACGGCCTGCACATTGCCCGCCAGCTGTTGGTGGACATGGCTGAGAAAGGCCTGCCGACGGCCACCGAAGCGCTGGATCCGATCACTCCGCAGTACTTGCAAGACCTGATCACCTGGTCCGCCATCGGCGCGCGCACCACCGAGTCACAGACACACCGGGAAATGTCCTCCGGCCTGTCCAGCCCGGTGGGCTTCAAAAACGGCACCGACGGCAGCCTGGAAGTGGCCATCAACGCCATGCTCAGCGTGCGCAGCCAGCACCGCTTCCTCGGCATCGACATTGATGGCAAGACCGCCATCACCGTCACTCGCGGCAACCCCTACGGCCACGTAGTGCTGCGTGGCGGCGGCGGCAAGCCGAACTACGATTCAGTGTCGGTGGCGCTGGCCGAACAGGCGCTGGAGAAAGCTAAGGTGTCTACCAACATCATGGTTGACTGCAGCCACGCCAACTCCAACAAGGACCCGGCACTACAAACGCTGGTGCTGGAAAACATCACCAACCAGATCCTTGAGGGCAACCGCTCCATCGTCGGCCTGATGGTGGAATCCAACCTGCGCCACGGCAACCAAAGCATTCCGGCGGACTTGTCACAGCTGGAGTACGGCGTGTCGGTCACCGACGGCTGCATCGGCTGGGACGACACCGAGCAGTCGCTGCGCACCATGGCCGAGCGTCTGCGCCACGTGCTGCCGCAGCGCATGGCCGCGCAAGACTGA
- the cobB gene encoding Sir2 family NAD+-dependent deacetylase, which produces MVAKIRKQQWVILTGAGISAESGIGTFRDSGGLWERHRIEDVATPEAFLRAPSRVHDFYNARRAQLDDPAIAPNAAHWALARLEAALPDQVLLVTQNVDDLHERAGSRNLIHMHGALRSGLCRWCDHRFAVADRLSVDHQCGACQRSAGLRPDIVWFGEMPYEMDRIHAALARCTQFVSIGTSGHVYPAAGFVDVARDAGADTLELNLERSEIGNRFHHHIAGPASKTVPAWVDRVLQSQ; this is translated from the coding sequence ATGGTTGCAAAGATCCGTAAACAGCAGTGGGTCATCCTCACCGGCGCTGGCATTTCTGCCGAGTCCGGCATCGGCACTTTCCGTGACAGCGGCGGCCTCTGGGAACGCCATCGTATTGAAGATGTGGCCACCCCGGAAGCCTTCCTGCGTGCGCCCAGTCGGGTCCATGATTTCTACAACGCGCGCCGCGCCCAGCTGGACGACCCGGCCATTGCCCCCAACGCGGCTCACTGGGCGCTGGCACGGCTGGAAGCGGCCCTGCCAGACCAGGTGCTGCTGGTCACCCAGAACGTGGACGACCTGCACGAACGCGCCGGCAGCCGCAATCTGATTCATATGCACGGTGCGCTGCGCAGTGGCCTCTGCCGCTGGTGCGACCATCGCTTTGCGGTGGCGGACAGGCTCAGCGTCGACCATCAGTGCGGCGCCTGCCAACGTAGCGCCGGCCTGCGACCGGACATCGTCTGGTTTGGCGAGATGCCCTATGAGATGGACCGCATCCATGCCGCCCTCGCCCGCTGCACTCAGTTCGTCAGTATCGGCACCTCCGGCCATGTGTACCCGGCCGCCGGCTTTGTCGATGTGGCACGCGACGCAGGCGCCGACACGCTGGAATTGAATTTGGAACGGTCCGAGATCGGCAACCGTTTCCATCACCACATCGCCGGACCCGCGAGCAAGACGGTGCCAGCCTGGGTGGATCGAGTTCTGCAATCGCAGTGA
- a CDS encoding GNAT family N-acetyltransferase: MAEDSVKLRLRPLTAADYPDLAALMDIVYADIGGAWSMDTVKELIELFPDGQLGIVDNDELVAAALTIKVKYDRFSNPHRYEDLITDSQVHSHDDDGDALYGLDVFVHPEFRGYRLGRRLYEARKELCREENLRAILAGGRLPGYGRHADQMSALEYIEQVQRQKIYDPILSFQLANDFDVKRLLKRYLPEDEDSRGYATLLEWDNILYMPEPDDDEGYVSKTLVRLGVVQRRMRTVHSVEDLLSQVEFFVDAMAEYRADFALLPEFFSAPLMGLDRDLPSIEAIRFLAGFTDQIRDALSDMAVSYNINIIAGSMPLIEEGNVYNIAYLCRRDGTVEEQRKIHITPGERRDWGIEGGDELQVFETDAGRVGILICYDVEFPELGRILAEQDMEILFVPFWTDTKNGYLRVRHCAQARAIENECYVAISGSCGVLPGVDNVDIQYAQSAVFSPSDFYFPHDAIISEAVANTEMLVFADVDLETLKLLNKEGSVTNLRDRRHDVYRLKWRHKHNET, encoded by the coding sequence ATGGCTGAAGATAGCGTAAAGCTGCGCCTGCGGCCGCTGACTGCGGCGGACTACCCGGACCTTGCGGCGTTGATGGACATTGTCTACGCCGATATCGGCGGCGCTTGGTCGATGGACACGGTGAAGGAACTGATCGAGCTGTTCCCGGACGGCCAGCTCGGCATTGTCGATAACGACGAATTGGTGGCGGCAGCGCTGACCATCAAGGTGAAATACGACCGTTTCTCCAACCCGCACCGCTACGAAGACCTGATCACTGACAGCCAAGTGCACTCCCACGATGACGACGGCGATGCGCTGTATGGACTGGATGTATTTGTGCACCCGGAATTCCGTGGTTACCGCCTCGGTCGGCGGTTGTATGAGGCGCGCAAGGAGCTGTGCCGTGAGGAAAACCTGCGGGCCATTCTTGCCGGTGGTCGGTTGCCGGGCTACGGCCGCCACGCGGATCAGATGTCCGCGTTGGAATACATCGAGCAGGTGCAGCGCCAGAAAATATACGACCCCATTTTGTCGTTCCAGTTGGCCAACGACTTCGACGTCAAGCGACTGCTGAAACGCTACCTGCCGGAAGACGAAGATTCACGCGGTTACGCCACGCTGCTGGAATGGGACAACATTCTCTACATGCCGGAGCCGGACGACGACGAAGGCTATGTGAGCAAGACACTGGTGCGGCTCGGTGTGGTGCAGCGTCGCATGCGTACCGTGCATTCGGTGGAGGACCTGCTCAGCCAAGTGGAGTTCTTTGTTGATGCCATGGCCGAGTACCGCGCCGACTTCGCGTTACTGCCGGAATTCTTCAGCGCGCCGTTGATGGGGCTTGACCGTGATTTGCCGTCGATTGAAGCGATCCGTTTCCTGGCCGGCTTCACCGACCAGATTCGTGACGCGCTGTCGGACATGGCGGTGAGCTACAACATCAACATCATTGCCGGCTCCATGCCGCTGATCGAAGAAGGCAACGTCTACAACATTGCCTACTTGTGCCGCCGGGATGGCACCGTGGAAGAGCAGCGCAAGATCCACATCACGCCGGGCGAACGCCGCGACTGGGGCATTGAGGGCGGTGACGAGCTGCAAGTGTTCGAAACTGACGCCGGCCGGGTCGGCATTCTGATTTGCTACGACGTAGAGTTCCCCGAGTTGGGCCGGATCCTTGCCGAGCAAGACATGGAAATCCTGTTCGTGCCGTTCTGGACCGACACTAAAAACGGTTACTTGCGCGTGCGCCACTGTGCCCAAGCACGCGCCATCGAGAACGAATGCTACGTGGCGATTTCCGGTAGCTGCGGAGTGTTGCCCGGGGTCGACAACGTCGATATCCAGTACGCGCAGTCGGCGGTGTTTTCACCGAGCGATTTCTACTTCCCCCACGACGCCATCATTTCTGAGGCGGTGGCCAACACTGAAATGCTGGTATTTGCCGATGTGGACCTGGAAACCCTTAAGCTGCTCAACAAAGAAGGCTCAGTGACCAACCTGCGTGACCGCCGCCACGACGTGTACCGCTTGAAGTGGCGCCACAAACACAATGAAACCTGA
- a CDS encoding transglutaminase domain-containing protein produces MKPDPALPPYLAGCRVIEVAHPAIRAQAEALRVAGDARATAEQCFLFVRDQIDHCVDVRRNPVTCTASEVLAERVGYCYAKSHLLAALLRAAGLPAGLCYQRLRLAPGRDQFCLHGLNAVYLPRHGWYRIDARGNKPGVDAAFVPPKEQLAFALQQPGEHDFPGIWAEPWPEVIAVLESQQDWQQALEVLPDRLPQAVALAAGQPDWRHSP; encoded by the coding sequence ATGAAACCTGATCCGGCGTTGCCGCCCTATTTGGCGGGCTGCCGGGTGATCGAGGTGGCGCATCCGGCCATTCGTGCCCAGGCCGAGGCGCTGCGGGTGGCGGGCGATGCACGGGCCACCGCCGAGCAGTGCTTTCTGTTTGTGCGCGACCAGATCGATCATTGCGTCGACGTGCGCCGTAATCCGGTGACCTGTACCGCCAGCGAAGTGCTGGCGGAGCGGGTCGGTTACTGCTACGCCAAGAGCCATCTGCTGGCGGCGTTACTGCGCGCGGCTGGATTGCCAGCGGGGCTGTGCTACCAGCGTTTGCGGTTGGCGCCTGGCCGCGACCAGTTTTGCCTGCACGGGCTGAATGCGGTGTATCTGCCGCGCCATGGCTGGTATCGCATTGACGCGCGAGGTAATAAGCCCGGCGTCGATGCTGCTTTTGTGCCGCCTAAAGAGCAGTTGGCGTTCGCGCTGCAGCAGCCGGGCGAGCATGACTTCCCTGGGATCTGGGCCGAGCCGTGGCCGGAGGTGATAGCGGTGTTGGAAAGCCAGCAAGACTGGCAGCAAGCGTTGGAAGTATTGCCGGATCGGTTGCCGCAGGCAGTGGCACTGGCCGCCGGCCAGCCGGACTGGCGTCACTCCCCGTAG
- the zapE gene encoding cell division protein ZapE, with the protein MPSPAVAYRSALAAGFQPDPGQAAAVNALEQCYQALQQGKSPRGLYLWGPVGRGKTWLMDLFHHNLPVPARRQHFHHFMRWIHQRLHQLHRQPNPLQQLAAELAASVRVLCLDELYVSDIGDAMLLGGLFQALFEQPLTLVVTSNQPPSALYAGGFNYDRFAPAVAALQQHLQLVAVDGDADHRLHPAARLQRYWVDDEAGFIEAFRQRGGTPAAPTALTLGGRQLPVQQCRGDQLWCDFNALCEAPWAAQDYIQLCDDWAGIWLSALPPLGGTPQPMRIARGTEDGAQRVAAGDRQLPALAPRDDSVRRFIALVDECYDRGRPLYLSASVPLPQLYNDGHLTFAFRRTLSRLLAMQRADYGE; encoded by the coding sequence ATGCCATCGCCGGCCGTGGCCTATCGCAGCGCCCTCGCCGCAGGCTTCCAGCCTGATCCCGGCCAGGCCGCTGCAGTCAACGCATTGGAGCAGTGCTACCAAGCTTTGCAGCAAGGAAAGTCGCCTCGCGGACTGTATCTGTGGGGGCCGGTAGGTCGTGGTAAAACGTGGCTGATGGACCTGTTCCACCACAATCTGCCGGTGCCAGCCCGCCGCCAGCACTTCCACCATTTCATGCGCTGGATCCACCAGCGCCTGCATCAACTGCACCGCCAGCCGAACCCGCTGCAGCAGTTAGCGGCAGAGCTGGCCGCGTCGGTGCGGGTGTTATGCCTGGATGAGCTTTACGTGTCCGACATCGGTGACGCGATGCTGCTCGGCGGCCTGTTCCAAGCACTGTTTGAGCAGCCGCTAACGCTGGTGGTGACCTCCAACCAGCCGCCGTCAGCCTTGTATGCTGGCGGCTTCAATTACGACCGCTTCGCCCCGGCCGTCGCCGCTTTGCAGCAGCACCTGCAACTGGTCGCCGTGGACGGAGACGCCGATCACCGGCTGCATCCGGCAGCACGGCTCCAGCGTTACTGGGTCGACGACGAAGCCGGTTTCATCGAGGCGTTCCGCCAGCGTGGCGGTACACCCGCCGCGCCGACCGCGCTGACACTGGGCGGCCGCCAGCTACCGGTGCAGCAATGCCGGGGCGATCAGCTGTGGTGTGATTTCAATGCGCTGTGCGAAGCGCCCTGGGCCGCACAGGATTACATCCAACTGTGCGACGACTGGGCCGGCATCTGGCTCAGCGCCCTGCCTCCCCTCGGCGGCACGCCCCAGCCAATGCGCATTGCACGCGGCACCGAAGACGGCGCCCAGCGGGTGGCGGCCGGCGATCGGCAGCTGCCGGCATTGGCGCCCCGTGACGACAGCGTGCGCCGTTTCATTGCGCTGGTGGATGAGTGCTATGACCGCGGCCGGCCGCTGTATCTGAGTGCGTCGGTACCGCTGCCGCAGCTGTACAACGACGGTCACCTGACCTTTGCCTTCCGCCGCACCCTCAGCCGCTTGCTGGCGATGCAGCGCGCCGACTACGGGGAGTGA